A window of Candidatus Dormiibacterota bacterium genomic DNA:
TCCTTCGCAAAGTTATCCCCGGTCGACTTGCGTTTCCTGGGCGTGCCATGACCGGGCTGACTCCGCCCGCGATCAAGCATATCATGGGAAGTATTGCGACGGCCAAAACCGGCCGAAGGAGGGTTCCACTCGATGCGTAGCACGATGCCCGACTTTCCCCTGACGCTCCAGCACTTCCTCTGGCGGGCGACCACCCTCTTTCCCAAGAAGGAGATCGTGACCCGGCGGGAAACCGGCCGTCATCGCTACACCTATGCCGACTTCGGGCGCCGGGTGGCCCAGCTGGCCCACGCGCTCCGAGAGCTGGGAATCGGCCCAGGGGACCGGGTCGGTACCCTGGCGTGGAACAACTACCGCCACCTGGAGCTGTATTTCGCGGTGCCCTGCTCGGGCGCTGTGCTGCACACCTTGAATCCGCGGCTCTTTCCCGAACACCTCGAGTTCGTGATCAACGACGCCGACGACAAGGTCATCTTCGTCGACGCCTCGATCGTGCCGGCGCTGCAGCGCGTCGCCAAGAAGCTGACGGGCGTCAAGCAGTTCATCGTGATGGCCGATGACCCCTCACCCGACGGACAGCTCACACCCGCCGCGTCGTACGAGGAACTCATCAGCGGTAGACCGACGGTCTACGACTGGCCCGTCCTGGACGAGCGCGACGCGGCCGCCATGTGCTACACGTCGGGCACGACCGGGAAGCCGAAGGGGGTTGTGTACAGCCACCGGTCCTCGGTTCTTCATTCGTTTGGGATCGCGATTGGCGGTGGCATCGGCCTCGCGGAGTCGGACAGCATCCTGCCAGTGGTGCCGATGTTCCACGCCAACGCCTGGGGCCTGGCGTATGCGGCCACCATGCTAGGCGCCAAGCTCGTCTTCCCGGATCGGTTTCTGGATCCGGTCAGCCTCACCGAGCTGTTCCGCGAGGAGAAGGTCACCTTCAGCTCCGGCGTCCCCAGCGTCTGGATCGCCCTGCTGCAACACCTGGACAAGACCGGGACCAATCTCGATGGGCTCCGGATGTTCGTTGGCGGATCGGCCCTCCCCGCCGGCCTCTACGACGGCCTGACCCGCCATGGCATCGATACCAACCAGGGATGGGGGATGACCGAGACGTCGCCGGTCGCGGCGGTTGCCACGATGAAGAGCTACATGCCCGAGTCCGATCGCCGGCAGGTCCGGCTCAAGGCGGGACTCCCGATTGCCGGTGTCGAGCTCCGCCTCGCCAACGTGGATACCGGCGAGCCCGTCGCGTGGGATGGCAAGAGCGTCGGCGAGATCCAGGTACGCGGCCCCTGGGTGACCTCGAGCTACTACCGCGGCGTCGACCCCGAACGTTTCACCCAGGACGGCTGGCTTCGCACGGGCGACGTCGCCAACGTCGATCTCGAAGGCTACGCCCAGATCGTCGACCGCACCAAGGACCTAGTGAAATCCGGCGGCGAGTGGATCTCATCGGTCGAGCTGGAGTCGGCCATCATGGGCCACCCCAAGGTGCTGGAGGCGGCGGTGATCGGCGTGCCGCACCCGAAGTGGCAGGAACGGCCGGTCGCCTACGTCGTCGCCAAGCCCGAGTTCAAAGGGGCCGTCTCCGAGGCTGAGATTCTGCAGTTCCTCGAGCCGCTGGTGGCGAAATGGTGGCTACCGGACGAGGTGCGCTTTGTCGATGAAATCCCCAAGACCAGCGTCGGGAAATTCGACAAAAAGGTGATCCGCGAACGGGCGATCAAGGCACCGACGGCGACCCGACCGTCGGAGTAAAACAACCCGGTGACGGGCCCGGTACAGTGCTGCGGCGGATCAGCAGATCCGCGGATCTTAAATCTGCCCTTAATACTGTCGCGCTAGAACGGAGGCTAGAAGGATGTGACTCAGCAATGGATGCCTCCCAGCAGTTCGAGGCGCTCGTTCCACAGCCGCTGGATGCGGAGGGAATCGCGCGGCGCCGCGAGCTCGAGGACATCCACGAAGAGCTGCTCCTGAGCATCCTGGCCCTCGAGGAAGAATGGCTGCTCGACAACCGGATCGCCTACTCGCTGCGGCAACGCAAGGCCGCCTGAGCCGTCAGCGCCGTCCTGGCCGGGCCCGCAGCGTCGCCAGCGCCTGCTCCATCCGTCGCCGCCGGGTCTCCGGACGTTTGGCCCCGGTCACCCACTGGACGAACTCCTTCTTCCGCGTGTAGGAGAGCTTCTCGAACGCGGCGGCCATCGGGGCGTCCGCCTCGAGCGCCACCCGCAGCGCGTCGGGCAGATCCACCGTCCGAAGATCGGCGTCGTACTCCAGGCCCACCTTGAGCCGATCGCCGGCCGTGACGCCCGCCGCTTCGCGGATCTCCCGCCGGACCCCGAGATAGAACTTCCCGCTGTAGACCGCAACGGTGGTGCGGTAGGTATAGCCGTTGATCGTCACCTTGACCGGCAGGCGCTTCTTATCGCCAAGCGCCGTCATCACCTCGGGCGGGACGCGGATGAAGCAGGCGTCCTGGTCCGACTCGAGGTGACATTCAAAGTGCAACGCGGGCATCCGGCTCATTTTCTGCAATTTCGCCGGAATAACGCACGTTTTCAGCCTCGGGTCCGTTTGCAACCCACGATAGGGCCCCTGGCCCACCGGATTTCCAAGACGGAGGACACGATGGCGAAAACTCAAAAATGGACAGCGTCGACGTTCGTCAGCCTGGTACACGAGAATCTCACGGACAAGGGCCACAAGGTCAAGAAGTCGGACCTCAGCTGGGCTGTTAAGGATGCGTTCGAGGCGGCCGTCGCGGCAGGCGCCCGCGGCATGCGCGTACGTTTCCCCGAGATCGGGGCCCTCGCATCGCGTGACGTCAAAGCCCGCAAGGCAGGGAAAGGGACCAATCCCTTCACCGGCGAGTCGATCATGCTGAAGGCGCGCCCGGCGTCGAAGAAACCGCGCTGGTCGTTCCCCAAGGCCGTCCGCGAGGCCTACACCCGGACGTCGGCCCGCAAGGCGGCGTAGGAAGACCGCTCGTTCGACCAGAGGGCGCCGTGAAATTGCCGGCGCCCTCTGACGTCTCAAACGCTCGTATGGCACCTTCGGCGCCACTCGCGTGGGCCGACGCCCCGTCAAACGCTCGTATGGCACCTTCGGCGCAACTCGCGTGGGGCGACGCCCCGTCTTGACAGGATTCAGGTTTCGCCTGACTATGATGGGAGCGATGAAGCGAAACCTGATAGCGGGATTGCTGATTGCCATCGGCCTGGCGCTGATGGCGAGCGCCCTCCCCGCGAGCGGCCTGATACGCCTTGGTTCGTCGGAGGTGGCCACGCAGCCGATCCCGGCCCTGGGCGATCCCCTATCGCCGCCTCACCAGCATCCGCGATTCCTTCCCAACACCAACAGCACGGGCGCCGGCCCCAGCCAGATCGTCGCCTACCTGTCGATTCCGAGGCTGGGCATCAAGAGCGCCCCGATCTTCGACCGGGGTGTCGACACCCGCGGCAACATGTTGATCGCCAAAGGCTACTCGGTGACCCACTACGCCTTCTCCTCCCCCATCGGGACCGGCAACGCCGTGCTCTACGGTCATGACGACATCGAGGGCAGCGTCTTCGCCAGCCTCAAAGACCTGAAGGCGGGCGACGAGGTGGACGTTGCGCTGGCCGGCGATTCGCCCGTCGTGTACCACGTGACCGCCCGCACGATCGTGGCCCCGACCGCGGTGCAGATCCTGCAGCCAACCAACGACGTCCGGCTCACCCTCTTCACCTGCTGGCCGAACTGGGTCGACACCCAGCGGGTGGTCGTCACCGCGATGCCCGCGACGGCCTAGTGGTTCGTTTCCTGGGGCGGCTCTTGAAAATACTTCAGTAACTCTTCCAGGGCTTTGGCGGCCTCCGGATCACGAAGCAGTCGCTCCTGCATCTCCTGCACTTGCTTGACGAGCTCCTTGGCCTGCGTCTCCTGGGCGACCTGCAACAGCACCGGCTGGGTCGCCGCCGACACGATCATCGTCGCCTGCTGCCGGAGCATCTCGACGCCCTGACACCCGAGGCAGGTGCCGGCGTTGTTGCAGTGACAGAGCTGCAGGCGCAGATTATCGAGTTCGCGCTGCAGGGGCGATAGGTCAACCGGCTGAGCCATGTCTCAAGCTTAGCCGGAGAACCGGACTGTCAGACCTGGGCATCTTCGCTCCGAAACCGGTCGACCAGGAATCGCTTATGCGCGAGCAGCCGGTCCATGTCCCTGCGGTGGACGACTTCCGCGACCTGGCGCATCTCGGCATCGAGGAAGTCGAGCTCCTCGACCAGCACATCGAGCGCAGCGCGGCCGTGGCTGCCCGGTTGGGACGAAACGTAGCCGTTCGGAAGACGAAGGTACGCCTCCACGGCCGTCGGCAAGTAATCCGAAGCCGTCCGCTCGACCAGGTAGAGCTCGGGCGCGCCCAGCGGTAGGCAATCGAGGCGGGGGAGGATCTCGGTGCGGATCGTGAGCTCGATCCGTTGCAGTCGGGTCAGCACCTGCGGAGGAACCCGCCCCGCCGCCGCGCCAATCTGCTCGGCCAGCGACTTTTGCACCCGACGAGGATCGAATCCGAACCGACTGACGCGCGGGTGACCGCGCACGGACAGGGCGCCGGCCAGGTAGAGGCCGGCGACCAGCAGCAGACCCTGCGCTCCGACCGGATCAGCCAGGGCCAGCCCGGCGCCCACTAGCGCGAGCGCCGAACCGGCGAGGTTGCGGCGGCTCGTCAAGTAGGACACTAGCCCGCGCCCGGGAGCGGACGCGGGCAGTGACGAACGGTACGGCGCGATGGCGCTTCTCACAGGCCTCCCCCGTGCTACGGCGTGCGCACCGGCAGCTTCAGCTCCTCCGGGATTGGCGCAAGCTCGGTGGCCGGCGCCTCATGCGCCCGCTCCAGGTATTCCTGGGCGCGGGCCACCTCCCTGGAGAGCGCATCGATCGTCTGCCGCATCGTTTCCAGCGCCTCGAGCTTGGAGGCGTCGATGGTGTCGATGGTGGCGTAGATATTGGCGAAGGCCGCCTGCAGCTTCTCGATGCTGACGGTCGCGTTCGCCGCTTGCTCATGGACGCTGGCAGACTGCTGACGCAACATGGCCGAGGTGCCCTCGATCATGCCGGCGGTGGTCTGGTTCAGCGCGCCGATCTGGTCGAGCACGAGCTTCTGGTTGACGAGGCCCTGCGCCGTCATCACTGCCGTGCGCAGCGCCGATACGGTGGTCGTGGTCGCGCGATCGACGCCCTTGACCAGCTCGAGATTGTTCTTGCGAACCAGCTCCAGTGCCAGGTACCCCTGGGCGCTGACGGCGAGCTGGGTCGCGAGATCCTGGGTTTTCTGGCGTACGTAGAAGAGGCAGTCCTCGCGCAACGTCTTCGCCCGATCAGGGTCCTTGTCCTGCAGCTCCCGGATGCGAGCGTCCAGTGCGGTATCGAGCGTGCGGGCCAGGTAGAGGTATTGCTTGAGACGATCCATCACGGCCCAGAGGTTGACTTTCTCCTGCTCGATCGCCGCATTGTCCTTGAGGAGCTCATCCTGGCCTCGGTAGAGCGCCTGCACGATGGCGTTGAGGTGGCCCTGGGCCGACTCGTATTTACCGAAGTAGTCGCGCAGCCGGTTGCCCATCGGCAGGATTCCGAACAGCCGGCGGCGGTCGAGCAGCCCACGATCCGACGGGTCGAGGTCTTCAACGGTACGCCGCAGTTGGAGCAGGGCGCTCGAGACCGAGGACTTGTCCTGCCCGCGCGCGAGCGCGCCGACGGGGCGATCGAGCATTCGGTTGGAAACGCTCGCGGACTGTTTGATTTCCTCATTGCCGAGCGCGTGGATGCCGTCGACCTTCTTCTTGAAGGCCTCCGAACGCGGGTCAGCCGCCAGCAGGGCATCGAGGTAGGTGCCCACGGCCGCGTCGAGACGAGCCGTCGTTTGCGGATCGAGCGCAACCATCGGGGCGGTGGTAACAGCGCCGGACGCTGCCGGGTCGGAAGGGGTCAAGGAAAGATCTGGGTTTGCCTCGACCGTCGTGCGCATGGACTCGCTCCTTTTGCTAGCCCGTGACCGAATACAACGAGGTTTTTCCCGAAAATCAGCCGTTTCACACCTGAGACGTCCGAAAAGGAGGAAATGAATTCAGGAGAGGAACGGTAGGCTACAGATGTGAAGACCACCGCGGTCGATGGCCGCATGTTCATCGACGGCGAACGGGCCTGGGCACGATCGGGCGCAACCTTCGCTGCGATCGATCCGGCGACGGCCGAGGCGTTTGCCACCGTCGCGCAGGGAGACACAGGCGACGTCGACAGCGCGGTCAGAGCGGCGCGCGCGGCGTTCGAGGGCGGATGGGCCGGGCTGCCCCCGGCGCGCCGGGTTCGTATTCTGAATCGTCTCGCCGGCCTGCTGCGCGAGCGCAGTCACGAATTCGCCGAGCTGGAGAGCCTGGACGTCGGCAAGCCGCTGCGCCAGGCCGAGGACGACGTGGCCGCGGCCGCCGGCTACTTCGAGTTCTTTGCCGGGGTCGCGGATAAGGTCTTTGGTTCGAGCATTCCGCTGGGAGCCGGCTTCGTCGACTTCACCCTTCGCGAACCGCTCGGCACCTCGGCCCAGATCGTTCCCTGGAACTATCCGCTCCGCCTTGCCTCGCGAGGGATCGCGCCGGCGCTCGCGTGCGGCAACACGGTCGTCGCAAAACCAGCGGCAGAAGCGGGCCTCAGCGTGATCAAGCTTGCGGAGTTGGCGATCGAGGCCGGTCTTCCGACCGGCGTCTTCAATGTGGTGACGGGCGGGCGAGAAACCGGGGCCGCGCTCGCCTCCCATCCGGGAATCAACCACATCACCTTCACCGGCTCCGTCCCGACCGGGATCGCGATCATGAAGGCCGCCGCCGACAACGTGGTGCCGGTCACGCTCGAGCTCGGAGGCAAGTCAGCGAATATCGTGTTTGCCGATGCCGACCTCGAGCGCGCCGCCGCCTCCGCGGCGACGACGTTGATGCAGAACTCCGCGCAGACCTGTACTGCGCCGACTCGACTCTTGCTCGAGGAGTCGGCGCATGACCGTTTCGTCGAGGTACTCAGCACGCGGATCAAGAAGATCCGCCTGGGCCGCGGCCTGGATAACCCGGATATGGGCCCGGTCGTAAGCGAGCGGCAGATGCAGCGGGTCCTGGGCTACATCGACGCCGGCGCCGGGGATGGCGCGACCGCGCTCACCGGTGGCCGCCGCGCGGACACCCCCGAGCTCGCCGCCGGCTACTTCATCGAGCCAACGCTGCTCGACCGCGTCGCGCGCGGCACCGCCCTCGAGCAGGAGGAGATTTTCGGCCCGGTGCTGACCGTGACGACGTTCCGTTCGATCGACGACGCGATCGCCATCGCCAATGGCACGCCTTACGGGTTGGTCACAGGAGTCTGGACGAGGGACTTGAGCAAGGCGCTCACGGTGGCTACGGCGGTCAAGTCGGGGCAGGTGCGCATCAACAGCTACAGCGTCGAGGGCAGCATCGGCCTGCCCTTCGGCGGCTACAAGCGCAGCGGTTTTGGGCGCGAGCAAGGCGTTGAGGCGCTGGCGAACTACACCCAGCTCAAGAACGTGATGATCAATTTCGGTTGAGCTCGGCGAGGAGGGCTAGTCCGTCGAGATCGTCGAGGTTGTACCACTGGAACATCACGCGCTCGATGCCGAGCGCCGACCAGACCTCGAGCTGCGACGCCGCCTGATCCGGTGTCCCCACAATCCAGCTGCGTCGCCGCAGTTCATCGGGTGCGGTGGCCGGCGGCACGGCGGACAGCGCGCCGAGGAACGATTGCATCCAGCGGCCTTTCTCTGCAACCTCGCCCGCGTCGCGGCCGATCAAAATGCCGCCCATCCAGGAACGCCGTATCGCCGCTGGGTCGCGGCCGACCGCGCGGCAGTGTTCCTCGAGCTTCGCGCGCTTGACGCGATAGACCTCGGGACCCGGCGCATGACTGTTCCATTCGTCGGCGTTGGCAGCCACGATGCGCAGCAGCCGGACCTCGCCGTCACCTCCGATCAAGATCGGCGGCGCGGGACGCTGTAATGGGCGGGGGTACGCCGCCGCGCCGCGCAGCGGGTAGTACCGACCGTCGAGATCGACCGGTCCGCCGGTCCACAACGCCTTGATGACGGCGATCCCCTCCTCGAAACGATCGAAGCGTTCTTTCAGCGGCGGAAGTCCGATCCCGAATGCCTCGTGCTCGGCGACGTTCCATCCAGCGCCGACGCCGAGAACCAGCCGGCCGCTGGAGAGGAGGTCGACGGCCGCGGCCATCCGGGCGAGTAGCGCCGGATGTCGAAACGTCATCGGGCTCACCAGCGGACCGAACCGGATCCGCTGCGTGCGTTGGGCGACCGCAGTCAACGAGGTCCAGCACTCGAGCGCCGGCCGCTGCGGCTCCCCCATCAGGCTGAAGAAATGATCCGAGCGCCACAGCGAATCGAGGCCGAGCGATTCGACACGATCAGCGATCCGAAACCAGCGCTCCCAGGTCAACCCCTCCTGGCCCTCGAGCATCACGCCGACCTTCATCGCTGCTGACGTTAGCGCAACGAACCCCGGAGGCACCGCCTGCTAGGCTGGCTCAGACGAGAGCACGCCACGAAGGAAGCCGCTTTTCGCCGCATGCTCGGCGTCGCACTGGCGATGCTCATCGTTCAGTTTCTGCTCGGCATGACGGTCAACCTGTTCGTGAAGATTCCCGGCGACCATCCGGGGGCGAATCCGCCGGAGTACTTCGGCGGAGTGGTCACGAGCGTCAGCTGGGCGATCCTCCACGGCGGCCTGTGGCTGACGCTGCACGCGGCGTTGGGTCTGATGCTGGTACTCGTGGCGTTGGGCACGCTGGTGCAGGCGATTCCATTGCGCGGGGGCGGACGGATCACGCTCGCGGCCCTCGGCTTCGTCGGTGTGCTCGGTGCCGGCTTCAACGGCGGTAGCTTTTGAACTATCACGAGGACTTCAGCTCGATGCTGATGGCGGTCGGCTTCGCGCTGGCGATGGCCGCGTACGTGACGCTGCTCTACTCGATGCCGGTGCGGTCGACCGCTCGGATCGGCCACTAAAAACGCTTCCGGAATAGCGGCTGGCGGCGCGCGGTTACTAGTGGTGCAGTGCCCGCCGTAACCGTCGACAACATCCTGACGCTGGCCCGAATCCCGGAGTCCGACCGGGCCAACACCATCGAGCGTCCCGTGCTCGCCATCACGACGGCGCCCCAGGGGCTCGAGGGCGAGGGCTTCCCCGTCCGGCGCGCTTTTTACGGCCTCGACCAGCGCGATCTCGACCCCTTCATTCACATGGACCAGATGGGCGAGGTGGAGTACGGACCGGGCGAGCCGAAGGGGACGGCATGGCACCCGCATCGTGGGTTCGAGACCGTCACCTACATGATCGACGGGACCTTTCAACACCAGGATTCCACCGGCGGGGGCGGTCTGATCACGAATGGCGCGACCCAATGGATGACGGCCGGCGCCGGAATCCTTCACATCGAACGGCCGCCCGAGGCCCTGATCGCGAGCGGCGGTCTCTTCCACGGCATCCAGCTCTGGGTCAACCTTCCCTCCGGCCAGAAGTCGACGCCGCCACGCTACCAGGACATCGGCGCCACGCGGGTCACCCTGCTCGCCTCGCATGACGGCGGGGCGCTGGTGCGCCTGATCGCGGGCGACGTCGCCGGCCATCGCGGGCCCGGCGTCACCCACACGCCGATCACCCTGCTGCACGCGACCATCAATCCCGGGGCCGAGCTGCGTCTTCCCTGGCGCCGCGACTTCAACGGTCTGGCCTACGTCCTCAACGGCCGGGGAACCGTGGGGGCAACGCGGGCGCCGATCGGCACCGGACAGTTGGCGGCGTTCGGCGCAGGCGACGTGGTCAGCCTTAGCGCCGACCTCGCCCAGGAAAGCCGTTCACCCAACCTCGATGTCCTGGTCCTCGGCGGCAAGCCGATTGGCGAGCCGGTCGCCTGGTACGGCCCCTTTGTGATGAACACGCACGAGGAGCTGGCGCAGGCCTTCGATGACTACCGTCGCGGCCGGATGGGGACCATTCCCGCGGCCCACATCGGCGACTAGGGTCACGTCGCCCGTACTAATCAATCGATGGCGCCTCATTCCTTCGCCGGCACGGTGCGGGCGCCCAATTTCCCGGCAGGACTCGACTGGATCAACGTCACGCAGCTGCTGCATATCGCGATCTGTGCGGCCGGCTGGCGATCATCGACTTCTGGACGTTCTACTGACCTTCGGTCGAGGCTGGTGAGCACCATCGTCGGAGAGGACCTGTTCGTCTTCGGCGACCAGGATGGTGAAGGCGATGCCGTCCGCCTGCAGCATCCGCTCGGGATCACGGCCGGCGACAGGGTCCTGTGGCTGGCGAACAGCTACAACCACAAGATCAAGCGCCTCGAGCCGCGACGCCGCACGGTGACGACCTGGTTGGGCAGCGGGGCCCCCGGTCGCGCCGATGGGCTCAGCACGTCGGCCTCGTTCCGAGAGCCCGACGGCGTCTGCGCCGGGGTGAATGGCCCCTGCATCGCGGACACGAACAACAACCGGATCGCCATGGCCGACCGGGCGACCGGGACGGTTCGCACGCTCATCGCCGACTGATTCTCGCCCGGTCTTTACGGGTCGCTGGAGCGTCGGTAGAATGAGGCCACCCTGTGGGGGCAGGGCGGAGGTCGGGGAATGCGGACGCTCTCGTTCCTTGGACTCGATGCCGCCGAGCGCCCGCGCCTAAGTGCGACGTCGATCCGTCAGCTCGCCCTGCTGGGAACGGTGGTGCGCTGGCCAGGGCTGTTATTCGCTGCGGTCCTGTCCCTGGTCGTACCGCCCAAGTCCGCCGTCGGGCTGGCTCTGGTCCTCGTGTGGGTGACGGTGTACAACTCCTGGGGCATGATCGCCATCTCGAAAGCCGATGACCGCTCGATCCTTCGGATCGGCCGGGCCCTAACGTTGCTGGATACCGTCAGCTATTTCCTGGTGCTCTTCGTCTTTGGTGGCGTCCACGAGAGCACGAGCATCTACGCGGCCTACATCCTGCTGATCGTCTGGATGGTCGCCTATGACGGCGCCGAAGGCGCCATGCTCTGCGTTGGCATCTTTGTCGTCGGCATGATCGCGCTCCATGGCGCGCTCCAGGCTGTCTACCACACGGGCTTTGGGGCACAGGACGTGTTGTTGTGGAGCCTGATCATGGTCGTGGCCGGCGCGATCCTGGCGGCCTATGACCGGATCGTGATCGGGGGCGTGCTGCCGCAACCACCGGGAAGCCCAGCGGCGCTGATGGTGGAGACGCCAGTGACAAGCGGTGCGGTCCCGGCCGTCCGGCTATCGCCTCGCGAGCAAGAGGTTCTCCAGCTGGTCTCCGAGGGCTACTCGAATTCGATGATCGCCGGTCATCTCCACCTCAGCGAGAACACGATCAAGACCCATGTCGAAAATCTGCTGACGCGGTTCAACGCTCGCAACCGGGCCGAGGTTGTGGCGGCCGCGTCGCGACAGAATCTGATCTAGAAAACCTTCCCTCCCCCATTCGGCCTCCCCTGGTTGGAACCGTGTGAGCCACATCTTTCATCACCCTGGGGGATAGCGGCGGGCGCGGCCGCCACGTAGGCTGTTGCCAGTGGGGGCGCCGTTCGACTTGGGGGGTGCTCCGATGGCGACCAGGATGGTGGGGGGTTTCATCCTGGTCGCCTTTCTATTGTGCATCCTGGTCGCCTGGCCTGGGCGCCGGCGTTGGCCACTCTGGTTGATCGCCGGCCTGTGCGCGTCGCTCTGCGCCACGCTGACCCTCAGCCTCACCGACGCCCCGGGATGGGTTGTCCCGTCGCTCCGGCTGACGGCCCTGGCGCTGGCTGCCGCCTTCCTGGCCG
This region includes:
- a CDS encoding long-chain fatty acid--CoA ligase gives rise to the protein MRSTMPDFPLTLQHFLWRATTLFPKKEIVTRRETGRHRYTYADFGRRVAQLAHALRELGIGPGDRVGTLAWNNYRHLELYFAVPCSGAVLHTLNPRLFPEHLEFVINDADDKVIFVDASIVPALQRVAKKLTGVKQFIVMADDPSPDGQLTPAASYEELISGRPTVYDWPVLDERDAAAMCYTSGTTGKPKGVVYSHRSSVLHSFGIAIGGGIGLAESDSILPVVPMFHANAWGLAYAATMLGAKLVFPDRFLDPVSLTELFREEKVTFSSGVPSVWIALLQHLDKTGTNLDGLRMFVGGSALPAGLYDGLTRHGIDTNQGWGMTETSPVAAVATMKSYMPESDRRQVRLKAGLPIAGVELRLANVDTGEPVAWDGKSVGEIQVRGPWVTSSYYRGVDPERFTQDGWLRTGDVANVDLEGYAQIVDRTKDLVKSGGEWISSVELESAIMGHPKVLEAAVIGVPHPKWQERPVAYVVAKPEFKGAVSEAEILQFLEPLVAKWWLPDEVRFVDEIPKTSVGKFDKKVIRERAIKAPTATRPSE
- a CDS encoding YdeI/OmpD-associated family protein codes for the protein MPALHFECHLESDQDACFIRVPPEVMTALGDKKRLPVKVTINGYTYRTTVAVYSGKFYLGVRREIREAAGVTAGDRLKVGLEYDADLRTVDLPDALRVALEADAPMAAAFEKLSYTRKKEFVQWVTGAKRPETRRRRMEQALATLRARPGRR
- a CDS encoding HU family DNA-binding protein, whose translation is MAKTQKWTASTFVSLVHENLTDKGHKVKKSDLSWAVKDAFEAAVAAGARGMRVRFPEIGALASRDVKARKAGKGTNPFTGESIMLKARPASKKPRWSFPKAVREAYTRTSARKAA
- a CDS encoding sortase codes for the protein MKRNLIAGLLIAIGLALMASALPASGLIRLGSSEVATQPIPALGDPLSPPHQHPRFLPNTNSTGAGPSQIVAYLSIPRLGIKSAPIFDRGVDTRGNMLIAKGYSVTHYAFSSPIGTGNAVLYGHDDIEGSVFASLKDLKAGDEVDVALAGDSPVVYHVTARTIVAPTAVQILQPTNDVRLTLFTCWPNWVDTQRVVVTAMPATA
- a CDS encoding toxic anion resistance protein, which encodes MRTTVEANPDLSLTPSDPAASGAVTTAPMVALDPQTTARLDAAVGTYLDALLAADPRSEAFKKKVDGIHALGNEEIKQSASVSNRMLDRPVGALARGQDKSSVSSALLQLRRTVEDLDPSDRGLLDRRRLFGILPMGNRLRDYFGKYESAQGHLNAIVQALYRGQDELLKDNAAIEQEKVNLWAVMDRLKQYLYLARTLDTALDARIRELQDKDPDRAKTLREDCLFYVRQKTQDLATQLAVSAQGYLALELVRKNNLELVKGVDRATTTTVSALRTAVMTAQGLVNQKLVLDQIGALNQTTAGMIEGTSAMLRQQSASVHEQAANATVSIEKLQAAFANIYATIDTIDASKLEALETMRQTIDALSREVARAQEYLERAHEAPATELAPIPEELKLPVRTP
- a CDS encoding aldehyde dehydrogenase family protein — its product is MKTTAVDGRMFIDGERAWARSGATFAAIDPATAEAFATVAQGDTGDVDSAVRAARAAFEGGWAGLPPARRVRILNRLAGLLRERSHEFAELESLDVGKPLRQAEDDVAAAAGYFEFFAGVADKVFGSSIPLGAGFVDFTLREPLGTSAQIVPWNYPLRLASRGIAPALACGNTVVAKPAAEAGLSVIKLAELAIEAGLPTGVFNVVTGGRETGAALASHPGINHITFTGSVPTGIAIMKAAADNVVPVTLELGGKSANIVFADADLERAAASAATTLMQNSAQTCTAPTRLLLEESAHDRFVEVLSTRIKKIRLGRGLDNPDMGPVVSERQMQRVLGYIDAGAGDGATALTGGRRADTPELAAGYFIEPTLLDRVARGTALEQEEIFGPVLTVTTFRSIDDAIAIANGTPYGLVTGVWTRDLSKALTVATAVKSGQVRINSYSVEGSIGLPFGGYKRSGFGREQGVEALANYTQLKNVMINFG
- a CDS encoding LLM class F420-dependent oxidoreductase, whose product is MKVGVMLEGQEGLTWERWFRIADRVESLGLDSLWRSDHFFSLMGEPQRPALECWTSLTAVAQRTQRIRFGPLVSPMTFRHPALLARMAAAVDLLSSGRLVLGVGAGWNVAEHEAFGIGLPPLKERFDRFEEGIAVIKALWTGGPVDLDGRYYPLRGAAAYPRPLQRPAPPILIGGDGEVRLLRIVAANADEWNSHAPGPEVYRVKRAKLEEHCRAVGRDPAAIRRSWMGGILIGRDAGEVAEKGRWMQSFLGALSAVPPATAPDELRRRSWIVGTPDQAASQLEVWSALGIERVMFQWYNLDDLDGLALLAELNRN
- a CDS encoding pirin family protein, translated to MPAVTVDNILTLARIPESDRANTIERPVLAITTAPQGLEGEGFPVRRAFYGLDQRDLDPFIHMDQMGEVEYGPGEPKGTAWHPHRGFETVTYMIDGTFQHQDSTGGGGLITNGATQWMTAGAGILHIERPPEALIASGGLFHGIQLWVNLPSGQKSTPPRYQDIGATRVTLLASHDGGALVRLIAGDVAGHRGPGVTHTPITLLHATINPGAELRLPWRRDFNGLAYVLNGRGTVGATRAPIGTGQLAAFGAGDVVSLSADLAQESRSPNLDVLVLGGKPIGEPVAWYGPFVMNTHEELAQAFDDYRRGRMGTIPAAHIGD
- a CDS encoding helix-turn-helix transcriptional regulator — encoded protein: MRTLSFLGLDAAERPRLSATSIRQLALLGTVVRWPGLLFAAVLSLVVPPKSAVGLALVLVWVTVYNSWGMIAISKADDRSILRIGRALTLLDTVSYFLVLFVFGGVHESTSIYAAYILLIVWMVAYDGAEGAMLCVGIFVVGMIALHGALQAVYHTGFGAQDVLLWSLIMVVAGAILAAYDRIVIGGVLPQPPGSPAALMVETPVTSGAVPAVRLSPREQEVLQLVSEGYSNSMIAGHLHLSENTIKTHVENLLTRFNARNRAEVVAAASRQNLI